One segment of Heteronotia binoei isolate CCM8104 ecotype False Entrance Well chromosome 18, APGP_CSIRO_Hbin_v1, whole genome shotgun sequence DNA contains the following:
- the LOC132587376 gene encoding chymotrypsin-C-like — protein sequence MFKLVLVGLILAYAHGCGKPAYVPNISRVVGGEDARPHSWPWQVSLQYSKSGTWAHTCGGTLIDASWVLTAAHCISSSRTYRVVLGKQNLEEEEAGSVAVAVEKLIVHEKWNSFLIVNDIALLKLAEPVEFSDTIQPSCLPDADTLLAQDYPCYITGWGRLWTNGPISDNLQQGLLPVVDHQTCTQRDWWGSTVRSTMVCAGGDGVISGCNGDSGGPLNCQSANAWEVHGIVSFGSGLGCNTAKKPTVFTRVSAYIPWINEVRD from the exons ATGTTCAAACTGGTCCTTGTTGGTTTAATTCTGGCATATG CCCATGGCTGTGGCAAGCCTGCATACGTGCCAAATATCTCTCGAGTAGTTGGAGGTGAGGATGCTAGACCCCACAGCTGGCCGTGGCAG GTCTCCCTCCAATACAGCAAGAGTGGTACCTGGGCCCACACTTGTGGCGGCACCCTGATTGACGCCAGCTGGGTCTTGACAGCTGCCCACTGCATCAG CTCCAGTCGGACCTATCGCGTCGTCCTGGGCAAGCAGaaccttgaagaagaagaggctGGTTCCGTGGCCGTAGCTGTGGAGAAATTGATCGTCCATGAGAAATGGAACTCCTTCCTGATTGT GAATGACATTGCTCTTCTCAAGCTTGCCGAGCCTGTTGAATTCAGCGACACGATCCAGCCCTCTTGCCTGCCTGATGCAGACACCTTGCTGGCTCAGGATTACCCATGCTACATCACCGGATGGGGACGCCTGTGGA caAACGGTCCCATCTCAGACAACCTTCAACAGGGTCTGCTGCCCGTTGTAGACCACCAGACTTGCACCCAGCGTGACTGGTGGGGTTCTACAGTCCGGTCCACGATGGTGTGTGCAGGAGGAGATGGTGTCATTTCAGGGTGCAAT GGGGATTCTGGTGGTCCCTTGAACTGCCAAAGTGCCAACGCTTGGGAAGTTCATGGTATTGTCAGCTTTGGATCTGGCCTGGGCTGCAACACTGCTAAGAAGCCGACCGTCTTCACCCGTGTGTCTGCTTACATCCCTTGGATAAACGAGGTGAGAGATTAA